From the Methanoculleus caldifontis genome, the window CCACGACAACCGGGTCTACGGGCTGACGACGGGGCAGTATACCCCAACATCCCCCACCGGCTTCAAGGGCCGCTCCACCCCCGGCGGGATCACGGAGCACCCGATCAACCCGCTCGAGTTGATGCTCGCCGCCGGGGCGACCCACATCGCCCGGGGCTACACGAAGAAGGTCCGGCACCTAAAAGACCTCTTCAAGGAGGCGATCATGCACCGGGGGTTCTCGTTCATCGACGTCCTCCAGATCTGCGCGACCTACTTCAACCTGACCGACTACTACAACGCTCACGCCTACGAGCTCGCGGAGGGCGAGGTCGATACGGGCAGGTTCGAGAGCGCTCTAGGAAAGATCCGGGAGTGGGACTACGACCGGGAGGCGCCGATCGCGCTCGGGACGTTCTACTCGGTCGAGAGGCCGACCTACGAGGAGAAGTTCCAGGCGCTCACGGCGGGGAGGCCGGACAGGAGGGCGCTTGTGAGGAAGGTGATCGAGGAGCGGCGGTGAGACCGGGCGGCGCCCTCATGATCCCGGGATCTCGCGGTGCTTGCGGAGGTACTCCCTGACCGCCACCGACGCAAGGGTTCCCCGGTCCAGCTGCCGGACGACCTCGTCAATTGCCGCCACCTGGAGCAGGATCGCGTCGCGGGCGTCGCCTTCCATCAATCCGGCGTATGCCGTGATCACCTGGAGGGGGTTGCGGATACGGTCGTTCAAGGTCGCGAGCTGCTCGATGTTCGTCTCAAGCTGCTGCAACACCTCTTTCTGCAGGCAGGAGGTGAGGGCGGTGCAACGCCCCCCGGAACCCCGGGCCCGCTCGCAGGCGACCAGGGTCTCTACTGCAGCGGCAAGGCTCTCCGGGCCAAAGGGGACCGCGAGGATCTCCTGCGGTGAGAGGGCCGCCTCCCCGCCCGCCGGAAGCGTATCGTGCGGATCTGCGGTCGCGAGGAGGATGGGGATCCCGAGCCCGTCCCGGATCGCAAGGGCCATCCAGAGGGGGCTCATCGGGCAGGGGAGGGAGGCATCGAGGACGACAACCCCGGGCCGTGACGCGGCTGCGGCTCTAAGGGCGTCCTCGCCCCGTACGGCAACGCCCACGACCGTATGCCCCCGCTCCTGCAACCAGGTGGAGAGCGTTCCCGCCGCGGAGTTGTCGGGCACTGCAAGGAGGACGTTGAGAGGGGTCAGGCTACCCACGATCCTTCCTCCCGTTCGCGGGATTGTCGGGAACGATGATCTCTACAACGGTTCCGGGATCTCCCCGTCGGAAGTCGATGGTCCCTCCGACCTGTGCCGCAAGGACCCGGACCAGTTGCAACCCCAGGGTTGCCGGCGGCTGATCGATGATTTCGGGAGACATGCCGACGCCGTCGTCACGGTAATCGATGGTGAGGCAACAGTCCGGCAGTAGGGCGATCCGGACTACGATCGCTCCCC encodes:
- a CDS encoding thiamine pyrophosphate-dependent enzyme, with amino-acid sequence MTPTRPPGRPAGDLISPAQNTWCPGCGNFSIEHMMKSAIAELSEEEGIPLENFVIVGGIGCHGKLTDYLNVNSFYGIHGRSIPAATGICLANPDLKIICHVGDGDIYAEGLDHLIFAAKRNSDITVVVHDNRVYGLTTGQYTPTSPTGFKGRSTPGGITEHPINPLELMLAAGATHIARGYTKKVRHLKDLFKEAIMHRGFSFIDVLQICATYFNLTDYYNAHAYELAEGEVDTGRFESALGKIREWDYDREAPIALGTFYSVERPTYEEKFQALTAGRPDRRALVRKVIEERR
- a CDS encoding ANTAR domain-containing protein, which produces MGSLTPLNVLLAVPDNSAAGTLSTWLQERGHTVVGVAVRGEDALRAAAASRPGVVVLDASLPCPMSPLWMALAIRDGLGIPILLATADPHDTLPAGGEAALSPQEILAVPFGPESLAAAVETLVACERARGSGGRCTALTSCLQKEVLQQLETNIEQLATLNDRIRNPLQVITAYAGLMEGDARDAILLQVAAIDEVVRQLDRGTLASVAVREYLRKHREIPGS